In Cicer arietinum cultivar CDC Frontier isolate Library 1 chromosome 1, Cicar.CDCFrontier_v2.0, whole genome shotgun sequence, one DNA window encodes the following:
- the LOC101494709 gene encoding ATP-dependent (S)-NAD(P)H-hydrate dehydratase isoform X1 → MLMNSKLCLLRCANNCMLLDCSPVFRRQQFLIRSLGGGGGIDHHTNYSSGKMQSVEVDAENIIRAITPALDSSRHKGQAGNIAVIGGCREYTGAPYFAAISALKIGADLSHVFCTKDAAHVIKSYSPELIVHPVLEESYNVREEDKKMISSKVLAEVDKWIERFNCLVIGPGLGRDPFLLDCVSEIMRHARQSNIPIVIDGDGLFLVTNNLDLVSGYALAVLTPNVNEYKRLVQKVLSSEVNDEDATQQVLSLAKQIGGVTILKKGKSDIINDGDTVKSVSIYGSPRRCGGQGDILSGSVAVFLSWARQHIEAAGPDSNLSCKNPTVLGSIAGSAMMRKAASLAFSNKKRSTVTGDIIECLGKSLEDICPASS, encoded by the exons ATGTTAATGAATTCCAAGTTATGTTTGTTGCGTTGTGCAAACAATTGTATGCTACTGGATTGTTCACCTGTTTTCAGAAGGCAACAGTTCTTGATAAGATCTCTTGGAGGTGGAGGTGGCATTGATCATCACACCAATTATAGTTCTGGAAAAATGCAGTCTGTTGAGGTTGATGCTGAGAATATTATTAGAGCAATTACTCCTGCCCTAGATTCTAGTAGACATAAAGGCCAGGCAG GGAATATAGCTGTTATTGGAGGGTGCCGCGAATATACAGGTGCCCCATATTTTGCTGCTATTTCAGCCTTAAAAATT GGTGCAGATTTGTCTCATGTATTCTGTACAAAAGATGCTGCTCATGTCATTAAAAGCTATAGTCCTGAGTTGATTGTGCACCCTGTATTGGAAGAATCGTATAATGTCAG GGAAGAGGACAAGAAAATGATATCAAGCAAGGTTCTTGCTGAAGTTGACAAATGGATAGAAAGATTTAACTGTCTAGTCATTGGTCCAGGCCTTGGAAGAGACCCATTTCTTCTA GACTGTGTGAGTGAAATCATGAGACATGCAAGACAGTCAAACATCCCAATTGTGATAGATGGG GATGGACTTTTTCTTGTTACAAATAATCTTGACCTTGTTAGTGGCTATGCCTTAGCTGTTCTAACCCCAAATGTCAATGAATATAAGAGACTTGTACAGAAAGTCCTGAGTTCAGAAGTAAATGATGAAGATGCCACTCAGCAAGTGCTATCTCTTGCCAAACA AATTGGCGGTGTTACTATCctaaaaaaaggaaaatctgATATAATAAACGATGGTGACACAG TCAAATCAGTAAGCATCTATGGTTCTCCTAGACGCTGTGGTGGCCAAGGTGACATCCTTTCTGGAAG tGTTGCTGTCTTTTTATCATGGGCGCGCCAACATATTGAAGCTGCTGGTCCAGATTCAAATCTCAG TTGTAAAAATCCAACAGTGTTGGGATCCATTGCTGGCTCTGCTATGATGAGGAAGGCAGCTTCCCTTGCTTTCTCAAATAAGAAAAGATCAACTGTCACTGGTGACATCATTGAATGTTTGGGGAAAAG TTTGGAAGATATTTGCCCTGCCAGTTCATGA
- the LOC101494709 gene encoding ATP-dependent (S)-NAD(P)H-hydrate dehydratase isoform X2 — translation MQSVEVDAENIIRAITPALDSSRHKGQAGNIAVIGGCREYTGAPYFAAISALKIGADLSHVFCTKDAAHVIKSYSPELIVHPVLEESYNVREEDKKMISSKVLAEVDKWIERFNCLVIGPGLGRDPFLLDCVSEIMRHARQSNIPIVIDGDGLFLVTNNLDLVSGYALAVLTPNVNEYKRLVQKVLSSEVNDEDATQQVLSLAKQIGGVTILKKGKSDIINDGDTVKSVSIYGSPRRCGGQGDILSGSVAVFLSWARQHIEAAGPDSNLSCKNPTVLGSIAGSAMMRKAASLAFSNKKRSTVTGDIIECLGKSLEDICPASS, via the exons ATGCAGTCTGTTGAGGTTGATGCTGAGAATATTATTAGAGCAATTACTCCTGCCCTAGATTCTAGTAGACATAAAGGCCAGGCAG GGAATATAGCTGTTATTGGAGGGTGCCGCGAATATACAGGTGCCCCATATTTTGCTGCTATTTCAGCCTTAAAAATT GGTGCAGATTTGTCTCATGTATTCTGTACAAAAGATGCTGCTCATGTCATTAAAAGCTATAGTCCTGAGTTGATTGTGCACCCTGTATTGGAAGAATCGTATAATGTCAG GGAAGAGGACAAGAAAATGATATCAAGCAAGGTTCTTGCTGAAGTTGACAAATGGATAGAAAGATTTAACTGTCTAGTCATTGGTCCAGGCCTTGGAAGAGACCCATTTCTTCTA GACTGTGTGAGTGAAATCATGAGACATGCAAGACAGTCAAACATCCCAATTGTGATAGATGGG GATGGACTTTTTCTTGTTACAAATAATCTTGACCTTGTTAGTGGCTATGCCTTAGCTGTTCTAACCCCAAATGTCAATGAATATAAGAGACTTGTACAGAAAGTCCTGAGTTCAGAAGTAAATGATGAAGATGCCACTCAGCAAGTGCTATCTCTTGCCAAACA AATTGGCGGTGTTACTATCctaaaaaaaggaaaatctgATATAATAAACGATGGTGACACAG TCAAATCAGTAAGCATCTATGGTTCTCCTAGACGCTGTGGTGGCCAAGGTGACATCCTTTCTGGAAG tGTTGCTGTCTTTTTATCATGGGCGCGCCAACATATTGAAGCTGCTGGTCCAGATTCAAATCTCAG TTGTAAAAATCCAACAGTGTTGGGATCCATTGCTGGCTCTGCTATGATGAGGAAGGCAGCTTCCCTTGCTTTCTCAAATAAGAAAAGATCAACTGTCACTGGTGACATCATTGAATGTTTGGGGAAAAG TTTGGAAGATATTTGCCCTGCCAGTTCATGA
- the LOC101495262 gene encoding stem-specific protein TSJT1-like produces the protein MLGIFSSSVVSPPEELVAAGSRTPSPKTTASLLLKKFVERKASAVSLQVGEHVQLAYTHQGESLRHPRSFAVKDEIFCLFEGALDNLGSLIQQYGLAKSANEVVLVIEAYKALRDRAPYPANHVVGHLSGSFAFIVFDNSTSTLFVASDQSGKVPLYWGITADGYVAFADDADLLKGSCGKSLASFPQGCYYSTEVGGLRCYENPKNKITAIPAKEEEFWGATFKVEGPAVFAATK, from the exons atgttggggaTCTTCAGCAGCTCCGTGGTGTCTCCTCCAGAAGAACTGGTGGCCGCCGGTAGCCGAACTCCGTCGCCAAAGACGACGGCGAGTTTGCTTCTGAAAAAGTTCGTTGAGAGGAAAGCGTCGGCGGTGTCACTGCAGGTTGGGGAGCACGTGCAGTTGGCTTACACACATCAAGGGGAGTCACTGCGGCATCCCAG ATCATTTGCTGTTAAGGATGAGATATTCTGCTTGTTTGAAGGAGCTCTTGACAATTTAGGGAGCTTGATACAGCAATATGGACTTGCAAAATCTGCCAATGAAGTAGTTCTTGTCATTGAGGCTTACAAAGCTTTACGTGATAGAGCACCTTACCCTGCTAATCATGTTGTTGGTCATCTTAGTGGTAGCTTTGCTTTCATTGTTTTTGACAACTCCACTTCCACCCTTTTTGTAGCTTCC GACCAATCTGGAAAGGTTCCTCTGTATTGGGGAATAACTGCTGATGGGTATGTAGCATTTGCTGATGATGCTGATTTGCTTAAAGGGTCTTGTGGAAAGTCACTAGCTTCTTTCCCTCAAG GATGTTACTACTCCACAGAAGTTGGAGGCTTAAGATGCTATGAGAATCCGAAGAATAAGATTACTGCAATACCTGCTAAGGAGGAGGAATTTTGGGGTGCAACCTTCAAG GTGGAAGGGCCAGCAgtttttgcagccacaaagtag
- the LOC101495582 gene encoding dihydroxy-acid dehydratase, chloroplastic: MQSTLFSPTYSPLFPTLSHAPSRRVVKASSISLDSPSPQQSTQTKLNKYSSRITEPKSQGASQAVLYGVGLSDDDLKKPQVGVSSVWYEGNTCNMHLLRLSEVVKEGVAEAGMVPFRFNTIGVSDAISMGTRGMCYSLQSRDIIADSIETVMAAQWYDGNISIPGCDKNMPGTIIAMGRLNRPSIMVYGGTIKPGHFQGDTFDIVSAFQCYGEYVSGSISEDRRQNVVRNSCPGAGACGGMYTANTMASAIEAMGMSLPYSSSTPAEDPLKLDECRLAGKYLLELLKMDLKPRDIITRKSLRNAMVIVMALGGSTNAVLHLIAIGKSVGIDLTLDDFQKVSDEVPFIADLKPSGKYVMEDVHKIGGTPAVIRYLLEQGFLDGDCMTVTGKTLAENAELFPPLTKGQEVIRPIENPIKKTAHIQILYGNLAPQGSVAKITGKEGLYFSGPALVFEGEEAMIAAISEDPLSFKGKVVVIRGEGPKGGPGMPEMLTPTSAIMGAGLGKDVALLTDGRFSGGSHGFVVGHICPEAQEGGPIGLIQNGDIINVDIQNKRIDTLVSDEEMQARRKIWTAPPYKANQGALYKYIKNVKPASSGCVTDE, translated from the exons ATGCAGTCCACTCTATTCTCTCCCACCTACTCACCTCTTTTCCCCACTCTCTCCCACGCTCCCTCCCGGCGCGTCGTCAAAGCTTCCTCCATCTCCCTCGATTCCCCCTCTCCGCAACAATCCACCCAAACCAAGCTCAACAAATACAGTTCCCGCATCACCGAACCTAAATCACAAGGCGCATCGCAAGCTGTCCTCTACGGCGTTGGTCTTTCCGATGACGACTTGAAAAAGCCTCAAGTCGGAGTTTCCTCCGTTTGGTACGAAGGAAACACGTGTAACATGCATCTCCTCCGTCTCTCTGAGGTTGTTAAAGAAGGTGTGGCTGAAGCTGGTATGGTTCCGTTTAGGTTTAATACAATTGGAGTTAGTGATGCTATTTCTATGGGGACTAGAGGTATGTGTTATAGTTTGCAGTCTAGAGACATTATTGCTGATAGTATTGAGACTGTTATGGCTGCTCAATGGTATGATGGTAATATCTCCATCCCTGGTTGTGATAAAAAT ATGCCAGGTACAATTATTGCAATGGGACGGCTTAATAGACCGAGTATTATGGTTTATGGTGGGACTATCAAG CCTGGTCACTTTCAAGGTGATACATTCGACATTGTGTCTGCCTTTCAG TGCTATGGAGAGTATGTGAGTGGATCGATTAGTGAGGACCGCAGACAAAATGTTGTCCGCAATTCTTGCCCTGGTGCTGGGGCTTGTGGTGGAATGTATACAGCCAATACCATGGCTTCTGCAATAGAAGCTATGGGAATGTCTCTTCCATATAG CTCATCTACCCCTGCTGAGGATCCACTAAAGTTGGACGAGTGTCGGTTAGCTGGGAAATATCTTCTTGAGTTATTGAAGATGGACTTGAAGCCCCGAGATATCATCACTCGCAAATCACTACGTAATGCAATGGTTATAGTTATGGCACTTGGTGGATCTACCAATGCTGTGTTGCATTTAATTGCTATTGGCAA GTCTGTTGGCATTGATTTGACTCTCGATGATTTTCAGAAGGTTAGCGATGAAGTTCCTTTCATTGCTGATCTTAAGCCTAGTGGGAAATATGTTATGGAAGATGTTCATAAG atTGGTGGGACCCCCGCTGTTATCCGTTATCTTCTTGAGCAAGGCTTTTTAGATGGCGACTGTATGACTG TCACCGGAAAGACCCTAGCTGAAAATGCAGAACTTTTCCCTCCTTTGACCAAAGGGCAG GAAGTAATAAGGCCAATTGAAAATCCCATCAAGAAGACAGCTCACATTCAAATATTATATGGGAACCTTGCACCACAGGGTTCTGTTGCTAAAATTACTGGAAAAGAGGGCTTGTACTTCTCTG GTCCTGCACTTGTTTTTGAAGGAGAGGAGGCAATGATTGCTGCCATTTCAGAGGATCCTTTGAGTTttaag GGAAAAGTGGTTGTAATTAGGGGAGAGGGGCCTAAAGGTGGACCGGGAATGCCTGAGATGTTAACACCCACAAGTGCAATAATGGGAGCAGGGCTTGGAAAG GATGTTGCTTTATTGACCGACGGAAGATTTTCAGGAGGCTCACATGGGTTTGTGGTTGGTCATATTTGCCCCGAAGCACAG GAAGGTGGACCAATTGGTTTGATTCAAAATGGAGACATTATCAACGTTGATATTCAGAACAAGAGAATTGATACTTTAGTGTCAGATGAGGAGATGCAGGCTCGCAGGAAGATATGGACTGCTCCACCATACAAAGCTAACCAAGGAGCTCTGTACAAG TATATTAAAAATGTGAAACCTGCTTCTAGCGGATGTGTGACAGACGAGTAG
- the LOC101495910 gene encoding probable aspartic proteinase GIP2: MSSFSSIIHFFLLSLPLLSISCLSLSQPPNTKPNPFILPIKKDPSTNLFYTSVGIGTPRKDFNLAIDLAGENLWYDCDTHYNSSSYIPIECGSKKCPDVACIGCNGPFKPGCTNNTCAANTINTLANFIFGGGLGQDFIFISQQKVSGLLSSCIDTDGFPSFTGNDSPLNGLPKITKGIIGLARSNLSLPTQLALKNELPPKFSLCLPSSNKQGFTNLLVGSIGKDPFQELYKFVQTTPLIVNPVSTGAVSVQGVPSIEYFIDVKAIKIDGKVVNLKPSLLSIDNKGNGGTKISTMSPFTELQRSVYKPFIRDFLKKASDRKLKKVESVAPFEACFESTNIENSLPRIDLVLQGGVQWSIYGNNLMVNVKKNVACLGFVDGGTEPRMSFAKASIVIGGHQLEDNLLVFDLNSSKLSFSSSLLVHNASCS; the protein is encoded by the coding sequence AtgtcttcattttcttctatCATCCATTTCTTCCTCCTATCATTACCCCTTTTGTCAATTTCTTGCTTATCATTATCTCAACCTCCTAACACAAAACCAAACCCCTTTATCCTCCCAATCAAAAAAGATCCATCAACAAATCTATTCTATACATCAGTTGGCATAGGAACTCCTAGAAAAGACTTCAATCTAGCCATTGATCTAGCTGGTGAAAATCTTTGGTATGATTGTGACACTCACTACAATTCATCATCCTACATTCCTATTGAATGTGGCTCAAAAAAATGTCCTGATGTTGCATGTATTGGCTGCAATGGTCCTTTCAAACCAGGTTGCACAAACAACACATGTGCAGCTAACACAATCAACACATTAGCCAATTTCATTTTTGGTGGTGGACTTGGTCaagatttcatttttatttcacAGCAAAAAGTTTCTGGCTTGCTTAGTAGCTGCATTGACACTGATGGATTTCCATCATTCACTGGAAATGATTCACCACTTAATGGATTACCAAAAATCACCAAAGGAATCATTGGTCTTGCAAGATCAAATCTTTCACTACCAACACAACTTGCATTGAAAAATGAACTTCCACCCAAGTTTTCTCTTTGTTTACCTTCTTCAAATAAACAAGGATTCACTAACTTGCTTGTTGGATCAATTGGAAAAGACCCTTTTCAAGAACTCTATAAATTTGTTCAAACAACACCATTAATTGTTAATCCTGTTTCAACAGGTGCAGTTTCTGTTCAAGGTGTTCCTTCTATTGAATATTTCATTGATGTGAAAGCAATTAAGATTGATGGAAAAGTTGTGAACTTAAAGCCTTCATTGTTGTCTATTGACAACAAAGGAAATGGTGGCACCAAAATCAGCACAATGAGTCCTTTCACTGAATTGCAACGTTCTGTTTACAAGCCTTTCATTCGTGATTTTCTTAAGAAAGCTTCAGATAGAAAACTAAAGAAAGTGGAATCAGTTGCACCATTTGAGGCATGTTTTGAATCAACCAACATTGAAAATTCTTTACCAAGAATTGATCTTGTGCTTCAAGGGGGAGTCCAATGGAGTATTTATGGAAATAATTTGATGGTTAATGTGAAGAAAAATGTAGCATGTCTTGGATTTGTTGATGGAGGGACAGAGCCAAGAATGTCTTTTGCAAAAGCTTCAATTGTTATTGGTGGACATCAATTGGAGGATAATCTTTTGGTGTTTGATTTAAATTCCTCTAAATTGAGCTTTAGTTCATCTCTTTTGGTCCACAATGCTAGTTGCTCATAG